The Candidatus Arthromitus sp. SFB-mouse-Japan genome includes a region encoding these proteins:
- the cas2 gene encoding CRISPR-associated endonuclease Cas2, which produces MLILVTYDVGLNFDDGAKRLRKVSKICENYGIRVQNSVFECVVDNLQFEMLKSDIDKVIDKERDSVRYYNLGNSGRKKVIHIGNKHSIDVEDVIII; this is translated from the coding sequence ATGCTTATTTTAGTTACATATGATGTGGGATTGAATTTTGATGATGGCGCAAAAAGACTTAGAAAAGTATCAAAAATTTGTGAGAATTATGGGATTAGAGTTCAAAATTCTGTTTTTGAATGTGTAGTTGATAATTTACAATTTGAGATGCTTAAGTCAGATATAGATAAAGTTATAGATAAAGAACGAGATAGTGTAAGATATTATAATTTAGGTAATTCTGGAAGAAAAAAGGTAATTCATATAGGTAATAAACATTCCATTGATGTTGAAGATGTTATTATAATTTGA
- a CDS encoding beta-glucoside-specific PTS transporter subunit IIABC, with protein sequence MDYKKIAGDIIQNVGGKENIKGMTYCFTRLRFVLKDSKKVDKAVIERLEGVISVVIAGGQFQVVLGNKVTKIHDAAVELLGGEVGESGDTSHVSAEKQSIGNVIIQKLGEIFTPLVPAIAAAGLIKGLLAAAAKIPGFDSTASTYVIMNTASNIIFYFMPIFLAFTTAKALKCNTIIAMMLGGFICHPTIDAIVQDVATKSNIFGLPVIKMAFTVGESSRVFAYTESVIPIILGVIVLSFLEKFLKKYVPEILQLILVPGISLIVMVPVMLVVVGPVGIYVGYIVQFLYTALYGFSPILGGIIVGGLWGICVIFGAHRALLPIGLNDVALTGTNTLMCFAGSANFAQAGAALGVMFKTKSANLKQVSASAALSAWLVGVTEPAVYGCNLRLKKPMICAVIAGAVGGAIMGIGHAVNTGFANNGILTIMSYWGEGTSFGQFVAYILGICVAFFGSAVLTYIVGFEDDPIATPVVQSAIDTPTDNVTEVSGDTVLVSPVKGSAVALSQVDDKVFSTGMLGQGYGVIPTEGKIVAPADCQIQVIHNTNHAVGLLTDDGVELLIHVGIDTVKLNGTHFTRVSKDGTHVAKGTTLLTFDIDKIKAAGYDTTVVIIVTNSDDYSEIRTITTGQADSSKNAIAVVR encoded by the coding sequence ATGGATTACAAGAAAATTGCCGGTGACATTATCCAGAACGTCGGCGGCAAGGAAAACATCAAGGGTATGACGTACTGTTTTACCAGGCTCCGCTTTGTATTGAAGGATAGTAAGAAAGTGGATAAGGCTGTTATAGAACGGTTGGAAGGTGTTATCTCTGTTGTGATTGCAGGCGGTCAATTCCAAGTTGTTTTGGGAAATAAAGTGACTAAAATCCATGACGCAGCGGTAGAACTTTTGGGCGGCGAGGTTGGCGAAAGTGGCGATACAAGCCATGTATCGGCAGAAAAGCAAAGCATCGGTAACGTGATTATTCAAAAGCTTGGTGAGATATTTACTCCACTGGTTCCAGCAATAGCGGCGGCTGGTCTTATTAAGGGCCTGCTGGCAGCAGCTGCGAAGATTCCTGGTTTTGATTCTACGGCCAGCACTTATGTCATTATGAACACCGCTAGTAATATTATTTTCTATTTTATGCCGATTTTCTTGGCCTTTACTACTGCAAAGGCACTTAAGTGCAATACCATTATTGCTATGATGTTAGGTGGATTTATTTGCCATCCCACTATTGACGCCATCGTACAGGATGTAGCGACAAAGTCCAACATATTCGGACTACCAGTAATAAAAATGGCGTTTACTGTAGGTGAATCTTCTAGGGTATTTGCTTATACAGAGTCCGTTATACCGATTATATTGGGAGTTATTGTCCTGAGCTTTCTGGAGAAATTCCTGAAAAAATATGTCCCTGAAATTCTCCAGCTGATCCTTGTTCCTGGTATTTCCTTGATTGTTATGGTACCAGTTATGCTGGTAGTTGTTGGTCCCGTGGGAATTTATGTTGGTTATATTGTTCAGTTTCTGTATACTGCACTTTACGGATTCAGTCCAATTTTGGGTGGTATCATAGTTGGCGGTCTGTGGGGTATATGTGTAATTTTTGGTGCACATCGTGCTCTTCTACCTATCGGTTTGAATGATGTAGCACTGACTGGTACGAATACGCTTATGTGCTTTGCCGGTTCCGCAAATTTTGCCCAGGCTGGTGCCGCGCTTGGAGTTATGTTCAAGACCAAAAGTGCGAACCTTAAACAGGTCTCCGCTTCTGCTGCACTTTCGGCCTGGCTGGTGGGTGTCACTGAACCTGCCGTTTATGGATGTAACCTTAGGCTGAAAAAGCCTATGATTTGTGCAGTTATTGCTGGTGCAGTAGGTGGTGCAATTATGGGAATTGGCCATGCAGTCAATACAGGCTTTGCCAACAATGGTATCTTGACTATTATGTCCTATTGGGGCGAAGGTACTAGTTTCGGGCAGTTTGTGGCATATATCCTTGGTATCTGCGTTGCTTTCTTCGGTTCAGCTGTGCTAACTTATATTGTAGGCTTTGAGGATGATCCTATTGCTACTCCGGTGGTACAGTCTGCTATTGATACTCCTACGGATAATGTAACTGAGGTATCTGGCGACACTGTTCTCGTTTCTCCTGTAAAGGGAAGTGCTGTTGCACTCTCTCAGGTGGATGATAAGGTTTTTTCTACAGGTATGTTAGGACAGGGGTATGGTGTGATTCCAACGGAAGGAAAGATTGTGGCCCCTGCAGACTGTCAGATTCAGGTTATTCATAACACCAACCATGCAGTTGGACTGTTGACAGATGATGGTGTTGAACTATTGATCCATGTTGGTATCGATACAGTCAAATTGAACGGTACACACTTCACTCGCGTTTCTAAAGACGGTACACATGTTGCTAAAGGAACGACACTACTTACTTTTGATATTGATAAAATCAAAGCTGCTGGTTATGATACTACTGTCGTTATTATTGTGACTAATTCTGATGACTATTCTGAGATCCGTACCATTACGACTGGGCAGGCTGATAGCAGCAAAAATGCCATAGCTGTTGTCCGCTAA
- a CDS encoding glycoside hydrolase family 1 protein: MKQKFPENFLWGASSSAFQIEGGWDEDGKGKTVADFNSFKRSDKQADTKVASDFYHHWKEDIAMMKELGMQIYRFSLSWARIVPDGDGDINAAGIDFYNKVIDELIANGIQPFVTLYHFDLPYALVEKYNGWECRNCAFAFERYARVCFKEFGDRVKYWQVINEQNLMIRVNERMNIYVDDLWEADRIRAQMDYHMFLGHALAVNSCHELVEGGKVGPAVSSTCTYPLTNKPEDVWAAKMNDWLKTNYCLEMHINGEYPGYYMRYLRERNIVPKMEPEDVAILKSAKIDYIALNYYRTLCASYLPASEEHPIGERVYRDNEVDFDQYGYCRNEKNANLSASEYGAQIDPMGLRIVLNEYYRRYHLPMIITENGLGMADVLTEDGKVHDSYRIDYIRSHIQACANAIEDGVELIGYSPWSVMDLLSSHQGFRKRYGFIYVDRDDFDVKQLRRIKKDSFYWYKHVIETNGEEL; encoded by the coding sequence ATGAAACAAAAATTTCCTGAAAATTTTCTTTGGGGTGCATCTTCATCCGCTTTTCAAATCGAAGGTGGATGGGACGAGGATGGAAAAGGTAAAACTGTTGCTGACTTTAATTCTTTCAAGCGTTCCGACAAACAGGCTGATACTAAGGTAGCTAGTGATTTTTATCACCATTGGAAAGAAGATATCGCTATGATGAAAGAACTGGGAATGCAGATTTATCGCTTTTCTCTTTCCTGGGCTAGAATTGTTCCAGATGGTGACGGCGATATTAATGCGGCTGGTATTGACTTCTATAACAAAGTAATCGATGAGTTGATTGCCAATGGTATTCAGCCGTTTGTTACATTATATCATTTCGATTTGCCTTATGCACTGGTAGAGAAGTACAACGGATGGGAGTGCCGAAACTGTGCGTTTGCTTTTGAACGCTACGCACGGGTGTGCTTTAAGGAGTTTGGCGACCGTGTCAAATATTGGCAGGTTATCAATGAGCAGAATTTGATGATTCGTGTTAACGAGCGGATGAATATCTATGTTGATGATTTGTGGGAAGCTGATAGAATTCGGGCTCAGATGGACTACCATATGTTCCTGGGTCACGCCTTGGCTGTTAACTCTTGTCATGAACTAGTGGAAGGCGGAAAGGTAGGTCCAGCAGTGTCTTCCACTTGTACTTATCCATTGACCAATAAGCCGGAGGATGTCTGGGCAGCTAAGATGAATGATTGGCTCAAAACTAACTATTGTTTGGAAATGCACATTAACGGTGAATATCCTGGATATTATATGCGCTATTTACGAGAACGTAATATTGTACCGAAGATGGAGCCAGAGGATGTGGCAATTCTGAAAAGTGCAAAGATTGATTATATTGCACTAAACTATTACCGAACCCTCTGTGCTAGTTATCTACCTGCATCGGAGGAACATCCAATTGGCGAACGAGTTTATCGGGATAATGAGGTTGACTTTGATCAGTATGGATACTGCCGTAATGAGAAAAACGCAAATCTTTCTGCAAGCGAATATGGTGCACAAATAGATCCGATGGGTCTTCGTATTGTACTTAATGAATACTATCGCCGTTATCATCTTCCTATGATTATCACGGAAAACGGACTAGGAATGGCAGACGTATTGACAGAGGATGGGAAGGTGCATGACTCTTACCGTATCGATTATATACGAAGTCACATCCAAGCCTGCGCGAATGCGATTGAGGATGGTGTGGAGTTGATTGGCTATAGTCCTTGGTCTGTAATGGATCTGTTGAGCTCCCACCAGGGTTTCCGCAAACGTTACGGTTTCATCTATGTGGATCGGGACGATTTTGATGTGAAGCAACTTCGACGTATAAAAAAAGACAGTTTCTATTGGTATAAGCACGTAATTGAGACCAACGGCGAAGAACTGTAA
- a CDS encoding DUF2442 domain-containing protein — MTLKFDNDEIRKYDCNDLIEKGTVFEFLSDYDNFKRVYLDESNVVSWDKDSNIDSNLNWSNKVDLSSDTLYVKSIPQDLGKMKL, encoded by the coding sequence TTGACTCTTAAATTTGATAATGATGAGATACGGAAATATGATTGCAATGATTTAATAGAAAAAGGAACTGTATTTGAATTTTTAAGTGATTATGATAACTTTAAAAGAGTATATCTGGATGAAAGTAACGTAGTATCTTGGGATAAAGATTCAAATATTGATAGTAATTTAAATTGGAGTAATAAAGTTGATTTAAGTTCTGACACTTTGTATGTTAAAAGTATTCCTCAAGATCTGGGCAAAATGAAATTGTAG
- the cas1c gene encoding type I-C CRISPR-associated endonuclease Cas1c, with translation MRKLLNVLYVTNEDAYLSKDGEDISIRISDQKPIKIPSHNLEGIVCFGYQGASTKLMAMCAEKNIGMSFHTPFGKFLCRVQGRVSGNILLRKKQYKISDDENKSCLIAKNFIIGKLVNYKNVLNRFKRDYRDKFDENMRRSIEYLSDTIKSVSKSEDLNSLRGLEGIGSKYYFDVFDNLILVDNKSFRFDSRNKRPPLDRVNALLSFVYVILSHDIESSLESVGLDPQAGFLHRDRPGRSGLALDMMEELRSYLCDRFVLKLINTRVIKENDFIVKENGSVFILEEARKNILTAWQKRKKDFIIHPFLNEKIEVGLIPYVQSLLLARYLRGDLEEYPPYLMK, from the coding sequence ATGAGAAAACTATTGAATGTTTTATATGTAACCAACGAAGATGCTTATTTATCAAAAGATGGTGAGGATATATCTATTCGTATATCAGATCAGAAACCTATAAAAATTCCAAGTCATAACTTAGAAGGAATTGTATGTTTTGGATATCAAGGAGCAAGTACAAAGCTTATGGCAATGTGTGCTGAAAAGAATATTGGAATGAGTTTTCATACCCCATTTGGCAAATTTCTTTGTAGAGTACAAGGAAGAGTCTCGGGTAATATTTTGCTTAGGAAGAAACAATATAAAATTTCAGATGATGAAAATAAGTCTTGTTTGATTGCTAAAAATTTTATTATTGGAAAGCTTGTTAATTATAAAAATGTATTAAATCGTTTTAAAAGAGATTATAGAGATAAATTTGATGAAAATATGAGGAGATCAATTGAATATTTGTCAGATACTATAAAAAGTGTTTCTAAATCTGAAGATTTAAATAGTTTGAGAGGACTTGAAGGTATTGGTAGTAAATATTATTTCGATGTTTTTGATAATTTGATATTAGTTGATAATAAAAGTTTTAGATTTGATTCAAGAAATAAAAGACCGCCTCTTGATAGAGTTAATGCATTACTTTCTTTTGTATATGTGATTCTTTCACATGATATTGAATCTTCTCTCGAAAGTGTTGGACTTGATCCTCAAGCAGGATTTTTACATAGAGATAGACCAGGAAGAAGTGGATTAGCTTTAGATATGATGGAAGAATTGAGATCTTATTTGTGTGATAGATTTGTATTAAAATTAATAAACACAAGAGTTATAAAAGAGAATGATTTTATTGTAAAAGAAAATGGAAGTGTATTTATTTTAGAAGAGGCACGTAAAAATATACTTACTGCCTGGCAGAAAAGGAAGAAGGATTTTATAATACATCCATTCCTAAATGAAAAAATAGAGGTTGGACTCATACCATACGTTCAATCTTTATTACTTGCTAGGTATTTAAGGGGAGATTTGGAAGAATATCCTCCATATTTAATGAAGTAG
- the cas5c gene encoding type I-C CRISPR-associated protein Cas5c translates to MGFTLRVWGDYACFTRPEMKVERVSYDVITPSAARAIFEAIHWKPAIRWVIDEINVIKPIKFQTIMRNEVESVMSTQSIKKSINNKEEQFYIDSNKVRQQRNSMVLKDVEYIIKAHFEMTKHAGGSDDEKKHYNIFLRRARNGECFSQPYFGCREFSCNFELLENEDLPLNIQETRDLGWMLYDIDFMKKGDSYKGVKEYNPKFFRAKMIKGKVTIPKNLQMEVNK, encoded by the coding sequence ATGGGATTTACTTTAAGAGTTTGGGGAGATTATGCTTGTTTCACAAGACCAGAGATGAAAGTTGAGAGGGTTAGTTATGATGTTATAACTCCTTCTGCAGCTCGAGCTATATTTGAAGCAATTCATTGGAAGCCAGCTATAAGATGGGTTATAGATGAAATAAATGTAATTAAGCCGATCAAATTTCAAACAATTATGAGAAATGAAGTTGAGAGTGTTATGAGCACACAATCAATAAAAAAGTCAATTAATAACAAAGAAGAACAATTTTATATTGATTCTAACAAGGTAAGACAGCAAAGAAATTCAATGGTACTTAAAGATGTTGAATATATTATAAAAGCTCACTTTGAAATGACTAAGCACGCAGGTGGTAGTGATGATGAAAAGAAACATTATAACATCTTTTTAAGACGAGCTAGAAATGGAGAATGTTTTTCTCAACCATATTTTGGATGTAGAGAATTCTCATGTAATTTTGAGCTTTTAGAAAATGAAGATCTGCCATTAAATATTCAGGAAACAAGAGACTTGGGATGGATGCTTTATGATATAGATTTTATGAAGAAAGGAGATTCGTATAAAGGAGTTAAAGAATATAATCCGAAATTTTTTAGAGCTAAAATGATTAAAGGTAAGGTAACTATTCCTAAAAATCTTCAGATGGAGGTTAATAAATGA
- the cas8c gene encoding type I-C CRISPR-associated protein Cas8c/Csd1: protein MILKELVDCYDLMVNSDKFEVSDSNFSNEKVSFKITIDEDGLITKIIDLREGSGAKKKTILVNVPYQSGRTSGIKPYFLCDNAKYFFGYEIDSKSLELKRCDQHIEASKNLHMEILENSYSKYKLILERFFDNHDKNLEIIKEKDPEVLKGGSIILRLKDDMKCIHEQGEVKKAFALYRQNKFENVEEVRGTCLINGDSNAPIAKIHKTIKGVSGSSISGAMIVSFNASSFESYGKSQGYNASISTENEFKYTTALNKLLSTDDNNMYLSGNTIVFWSSKLGAEEEQIIPAFMKDDDEVEDDNGETGGAKYNQEGIDKIESIIKLIKQGKTVNVDRINLDDSVNMYVLGLYGSRSRIFVRFWFKNSLEDFIKLTNKHFEDTKLKKKRKFSKKDFIYEEVGVKLSSILKTITPYGKSQNTPKTLINSLFKSILTGGVYPISIYNKILERIRAESGEDFAINHTRISFIKGYLKRYYRLNNLKDKEEEVTVSLNKESTNIAYNLGRIFAILEKIQMDSSNGATNIREKYLSSASSTPKSIFPNLLNLAQYHIAKINKENNTKFNYYDKVIGEILLNVNEFPAVFSSDEQGMFILGYYHQREDIYIAKKDKEEN from the coding sequence ATGATTCTAAAAGAATTGGTAGATTGTTATGATCTGATGGTAAATTCAGATAAATTTGAAGTTTCCGATAGTAATTTTAGCAATGAAAAGGTATCTTTCAAAATTACTATTGATGAAGATGGATTGATAACAAAGATAATTGATTTAAGAGAGGGTTCAGGGGCAAAGAAAAAAACTATATTAGTTAATGTTCCATATCAATCTGGACGAACAAGTGGAATTAAACCTTATTTTTTATGTGATAATGCTAAATATTTTTTTGGATATGAAATAGACAGTAAGTCATTGGAATTGAAAAGATGCGATCAACATATTGAGGCATCGAAAAATTTACATATGGAAATATTAGAGAATTCGTATTCTAAATATAAATTAATTCTTGAAAGATTTTTTGATAATCATGATAAAAATTTAGAGATTATTAAGGAAAAGGATCCAGAAGTATTAAAGGGTGGATCTATCATTTTGCGTCTTAAAGACGATATGAAATGTATTCATGAACAAGGTGAGGTAAAGAAAGCATTTGCTTTATACAGGCAAAACAAATTTGAAAATGTGGAAGAAGTAAGGGGAACTTGTTTAATAAATGGAGATTCAAATGCTCCAATTGCAAAAATTCATAAGACAATTAAAGGGGTATCAGGATCAAGTATTTCTGGAGCAATGATTGTTAGTTTCAATGCAAGTTCTTTTGAATCTTATGGGAAAAGTCAGGGTTATAATGCGAGTATTTCTACTGAAAATGAATTTAAATATACAACTGCATTAAATAAACTTTTATCTACCGATGATAACAATATGTATTTGTCAGGAAATACAATTGTATTTTGGAGTAGTAAGCTTGGTGCTGAAGAAGAACAAATCATACCAGCTTTTATGAAAGATGATGATGAGGTTGAAGATGATAATGGAGAAACTGGTGGAGCTAAGTATAACCAGGAAGGGATTGATAAGATTGAAAGTATTATAAAACTTATTAAGCAAGGAAAGACAGTTAATGTAGATAGAATAAATTTAGATGATTCAGTAAATATGTATGTGTTGGGTCTTTATGGAAGTAGGTCTAGAATATTTGTTAGATTTTGGTTTAAAAATTCTTTAGAAGATTTTATAAAATTAACAAATAAACATTTCGAAGATACAAAACTTAAGAAGAAACGCAAGTTTAGCAAAAAAGATTTTATCTATGAGGAAGTTGGTGTGAAATTATCATCAATATTAAAAACAATAACTCCTTACGGTAAAAGTCAAAACACACCGAAGACTTTAATCAATAGTCTTTTTAAAAGTATTTTAACTGGAGGAGTTTATCCGATATCTATTTATAATAAAATTCTTGAAAGGATTAGAGCGGAGTCTGGAGAAGATTTTGCTATTAATCACACAAGAATTTCATTTATAAAGGGATATTTAAAAAGATATTATAGATTAAATAATTTAAAAGATAAAGAGGAGGAAGTAACTGTGTCATTAAATAAAGAAAGTACAAATATTGCGTATAATTTGGGAAGAATTTTTGCAATACTTGAAAAGATACAAATGGATTCTAGTAATGGTGCAACCAATATTAGAGAAAAATATTTATCTTCAGCATCTTCTACACCAAAATCCATTTTCCCAAATTTATTAAATTTAGCACAATATCATATAGCTAAGATAAATAAAGAGAACAATACAAAATTTAATTATTATGACAAAGTAATAGGTGAAATATTGCTGAATGTTAATGAGTTTCCGGCAGTTTTTTCAAGTGATGAGCAAGGAATGTTTATACTTGGATATTATCATCAAAGGGAAGATATATATATAGCTAAAAAAGATAAGGAGGAAAATTAA
- a CDS encoding DUF898 family protein yields the protein MRPWYFEESEFDGKLAELLGINILSFLLIIVTLGIGFSWAMCMKEKYRINHTIINGQRLSFVGRGGDLFVNWLKWILLTIITLGIYGFLLSIKLRQWKVRNTIFDSYKVG from the coding sequence ATGCGTCCATGGTATTTTGAGGAATCAGAGTTTGATGGAAAATTAGCAGAACTTTTGGGTATTAATATACTATCATTTTTACTTATTATTGTAACTTTAGGAATTGGTTTTTCATGGGCTATGTGTATGAAGGAAAAATATAGGATTAATCACACTATAATTAATGGACAAAGGTTAAGTTTTGTTGGGAGAGGTGGAGATTTATTTGTTAATTGGCTTAAATGGATTCTTCTAACAATAATAACATTAGGAATATATGGTTTTTTATTGAGTATAAAACTGAGACAGTGGAAGGTAAGGAATACCATATTTGATTCTTATAAAGTGGGATAG
- a CDS encoding type II toxin-antitoxin system HicB family antitoxin codes for MIVSYPAVFYKYQEGNYGVSLPDFDVATCGEDLEDAIKMAIECLAGEIKWCKEQGEEIPKPTLDLDLVEVDERDEENNYVEFIKQIITVDADEYAKKYFNKSVKKNLTIPKWLNDEAVALNINFSKVLQKALLDEINRLKD; via the coding sequence ATGATAGTTTCATATCCAGCTGTTTTTTATAAATATCAAGAAGGTAATTATGGTGTTTCACTACCTGATTTTGATGTTGCTACATGTGGAGAAGATTTAGAAGATGCAATAAAAATGGCAATTGAATGTCTTGCTGGAGAGATAAAATGGTGTAAAGAACAAGGTGAAGAAATTCCTAAACCAACTTTAGATTTAGATTTAGTTGAGGTTGATGAAAGGGATGAAGAAAATAATTATGTTGAATTTATCAAACAAATAATAACAGTTGATGCGGATGAGTATGCTAAAAAGTATTTTAATAAATCAGTAAAGAAAAATTTAACTATACCTAAATGGTTGAATGATGAAGCGGTGGCATTGAATATAAATTTTTCTAAAGTTTTACAGAAAGCGTTATTAGATGAAATTAATCGCCTTAAAGATTAA
- the cas4 gene encoding CRISPR-associated protein Cas4 — protein MKNFSMDYLMISGIQHFIFCPRQWALIHIEQIWEDNVRTFNGHKFHKKVDDPYIFEKRGEIIISRSLPLISHKLSVKGISDCVEFHMRNDNLGAKLVGRNGSYDVIPIEYKVGDIKKDDSDISQLCIQAICLEEMFDTTIEKGYLYYGKLRRRVEVNFTNELRENIKELVEKMRYYFDNGVTPKARYKKQCINCSLYDICLPKLNCSYSKVKNYIDSYVEDI, from the coding sequence TTGAAAAACTTTAGTATGGATTATTTGATGATTTCAGGAATTCAACATTTTATTTTTTGCCCACGTCAGTGGGCACTTATACATATAGAACAAATTTGGGAAGATAATGTTAGAACTTTTAATGGACATAAATTTCACAAAAAGGTTGATGATCCATATATTTTTGAAAAAAGAGGAGAAATTATAATTTCTCGTTCTTTGCCTTTAATTTCACATAAATTATCTGTAAAAGGTATTAGTGATTGTGTTGAATTTCATATGAGAAATGATAATTTGGGAGCTAAGCTTGTAGGTAGAAATGGAAGTTATGATGTAATTCCAATTGAATATAAGGTTGGGGATATTAAAAAAGATGATAGTGATATTTCGCAACTTTGCATTCAGGCTATTTGTCTTGAAGAAATGTTTGATACGACAATTGAAAAAGGATATCTATATTATGGTAAATTAAGAAGGAGAGTTGAGGTTAACTTTACAAATGAGCTTAGAGAAAATATTAAAGAATTAGTTGAAAAGATGAGGTATTATTTTGATAATGGAGTAACTCCAAAAGCTCGTTATAAAAAACAATGCATAAATTGTTCACTATATGATATTTGTTTACCTAAATTAAATTGTAGTTATTCTAAGGTTAAAAATTATATTGATTCTTACGTTGAGGATATTTAA
- the cas7c gene encoding type I-C CRISPR-associated protein Cas7/Csd2, with translation MLLSKRYEFVILFDVENGNPNGDPDSGNMPRIDPETGHGIVTDVCIKRKIRNYIEVVEGERQGFDIYVKNGAVLNEQHRKAYEAFELKPENKKLPKDEKLAKELTGYMCKNFYDIRSFGAVMSNEVNCGQVRGPIQLNFGRSIDPIFSQDLTITRCAVTNMKDLEKGQTMGRKQIVPYALYRMEGYVSAHLAQKVTGFNEEDLNILWQSIINMFEYDRSASHGKMATRKLYVFEHETALGNAPSHKLFDLIEVERKDKSKPSRHFNDYEISIDRDSLPKGVDLIEKL, from the coding sequence ATGTTATTGAGTAAAAGATATGAATTCGTAATATTATTTGATGTTGAGAATGGAAATCCTAATGGAGATCCGGATTCAGGAAATATGCCGAGGATTGATCCGGAAACAGGTCATGGAATTGTAACAGATGTTTGTATCAAAAGGAAAATTAGAAATTACATAGAAGTAGTTGAAGGTGAAAGACAAGGATTTGATATATACGTTAAGAATGGGGCTGTTTTAAACGAACAGCATAGAAAAGCCTATGAAGCTTTTGAATTAAAACCTGAAAATAAGAAGCTTCCAAAAGATGAAAAGCTCGCAAAAGAACTCACAGGATATATGTGCAAGAATTTTTATGATATAAGGTCGTTTGGAGCTGTGATGAGTAATGAAGTTAATTGTGGACAAGTTAGAGGACCTATACAGTTAAATTTTGGAAGGAGTATAGACCCGATTTTTTCTCAAGATCTAACAATTACTAGATGTGCAGTTACAAATATGAAAGACTTAGAAAAAGGACAAACTATGGGAAGAAAACAAATAGTTCCGTATGCTTTGTATAGAATGGAAGGATATGTTTCAGCACATTTAGCACAAAAAGTTACAGGATTTAATGAAGAAGATTTAAATATTTTGTGGCAATCTATTATTAATATGTTTGAATATGATCGTTCTGCATCGCATGGGAAAATGGCAACAAGGAAACTTTATGTTTTTGAACATGAAACAGCACTTGGGAATGCCCCATCTCATAAATTATTTGATTTGATAGAAGTTGAAAGGAAAGATAAATCAAAACCTTCTAGACATTTTAATGATTATGAAATTAGCATAGATAGGGATAGTTTACCTAAAGGCGTAGATCTTATTGAAAAACTTTAG
- a CDS encoding heparan-alpha-glucosaminide N-acetyltransferase domain-containing protein, which yields MNEKRYFILDGIRGFAVINMIIYHFIWDLVYIFRFDIPWFESEISYIWQQFICYTFIFISGFCEPLGTRKLKRGIIILGLGILIEIVTMIATPENRVRFGILTLLGSCAILIIPAKKFLEKFPSIFGLILSIALFLLTKNINDGYLGFNNLNLIKLPSNLYKNSITTYLGFPMPNFYSTDYFSLMPWIFLYISGYFSYQIFKRQGFLKYLKISKIKSLEWIGRNSLALYVIHQPLIYFLIILFL from the coding sequence ATGAATGAAAAAAGATATTTTATTCTAGATGGAATAAGAGGATTTGCAGTAATAAATATGATTATCTATCATTTCATTTGGGATTTAGTTTATATATTTAGATTTGATATACCTTGGTTTGAGTCAGAAATCTCATACATATGGCAACAATTTATATGTTACACATTTATCTTTATCTCTGGTTTTTGTGAACCTCTAGGTACTAGAAAACTTAAAAGAGGTATTATAATTTTAGGACTTGGAATTTTAATAGAGATAGTCACAATGATTGCAACGCCAGAAAATCGAGTAAGATTTGGCATTCTAACACTACTTGGATCATGTGCAATTTTAATAATTCCTGCAAAAAAATTTTTAGAAAAGTTTCCATCAATATTTGGATTAATTCTTTCTATTGCGTTATTTCTCCTAACAAAAAATATTAATGATGGTTATCTTGGATTTAATAATTTAAATTTAATAAAATTACCAAGTAATCTATACAAAAATTCTATAACTACATATCTAGGATTTCCTATGCCAAACTTTTATTCAACTGATTATTTTTCTTTAATGCCATGGATATTCTTATATATTTCAGGATACTTTTCATACCAAATATTCAAGCGTCAAGGATTCCTTAAATATTTAAAAATAAGTAAAATCAAATCTCTTGAATGGATAGGACGCAACTCCCTAGCTTTATATGTTATTCATCAACCACTTATATATTTTTTAATCATACTATTTCTTTAA